Proteins encoded within one genomic window of Humulus lupulus chromosome 1, drHumLupu1.1, whole genome shotgun sequence:
- the LOC133796010 gene encoding uncharacterized protein LOC133796010, protein MVIPTNKRSKLLLDRARWYRSPMKSLESSSSMFESRTRRCLHSESYCSFCKEYENHVYVDEVDRDVPIPPWSFVIPNEDGDAMTINIQSDVNKGNLQIPDHVKCVGVTKVNALLTMVVGLQNILVTKILESRNRLNGSNNIIHQLRRRLQLCEASQISEDYNQDIIVSSNVINK, encoded by the exons ATGGTGATTCCAACCAATAAGAG GTCCAAATTGCTTTTAGATCGCGCTCGTTGGTAtagatctcctatgaaaagtttggagtcgtcctcttcaatgttcgaaagtagaactcgacgttgtcttcatagtgagtcttattgttctttttgtaag GAATATGAAAACCATGTATATGTAGATGAGGTAGACCGTGATGTTCCTATCCCACCATGGAGTTTTGTCATACCTAATGAAGATGGTGATGCAATGACCATTAATATACAATCAGATGTAAAcaaagggaaccttcaaattccagaccatgtaaaatgt GTTGGGGTGACAAAAGTAAATGCTTTGCTCACAATGGTTGttggtttgcaaaatattttggttacaaaGATCCTTGAATCTAGAAATAGGTTAAATGGTTCAAATAATATTATCCATCAACTTCGTCGTCGTCTG CAACTATGTGAAGCATCTCAAATATCTGAAGACTATAATCAAGATATCATTGTTAGTAGCAATGTAATCAATAAATAG
- the LOC133796022 gene encoding uncharacterized protein LOC133796022 — protein MEGLIPYLLHALKKDKPKNYYRSYSDTSNRSYHRLSSESIHNNLAEGSSHRRTRSEFQPPPALDFLEQRSHSYNNRGFPSPASMAGTSDRNVAVDDSKGSYPSFQTYNMGVDGSSGMRRKKINHVSK, from the coding sequence ATGGAAGGCTTGATTCCTTACCTTCTTCACGCGCTAAAAAAAGATAAGCCAAAAAATTACTACAGAAGCTACTCCGACACCTCGAACAGAAGCTACCACCGGCTTTCAAGCGAATCTATTCATAATAATTTGGCGGAAGGCTCGTCTCACCGCCGTACTCGATCAGAGTTTCAGCCACCTCCGGCTCTGGATTTCTTGGAACAGAGGTCGCATAGCTACAACAACAGAGGTTTTCCTTCGCCGGCTTCAATGGCCGGAACCAGTGACCGGAATGTTGCCGTGGACGATAGTAAGGGCTCTTATCCTAGTTTCCAAACCTATAATATGGGGGTTGATGGTTCTTCTGGTATGCGAAGGAAGAAAATCAATCATGTTTCTAAGTGA